In Streptomyces nodosus, one DNA window encodes the following:
- the hmgA gene encoding homogentisate 1,2-dioxygenase, with the protein MSGDARKTAEGLSYLSGFGNEHSSEAVPGALPEGRNSPQRAPLGLYAEQLSGTAFTEPRAHNRRSWLYRIRPSAAHPAFTRTDNGAIRTAPFTETVPDPNRLRWNPLPEPPAGTDFLGGLWTLGGNGDAAQRTGMAVHLYHADTSMERVFSNADGELLIVPERGALLLHTEFGLLRVAPSEVALIPRGVRFRVELLDSADDGGRAPAARGYVCENYGAPFRLPDLGPIGANGLAHARDFRAPVAAYQDVEGPVEVVNKFCGNLWTATYDHSPLDVVAWHGNHVPYVYDLRRFNVIGTISYDHPDPSIFTVLTSPSDTPGLAGIDFVVFAPRWLVGEDTFRPPYFHRNVMSEYMGLVEGAYDAKAEGFVPGGGSLHNMMSAHGPDRETFDRASAAELAPQKVDDGLAFMFETRWPVTLTPHAAGAEHLQRGYDGVWQGLERHFRPLR; encoded by the coding sequence ATGAGCGGGGACGCGAGGAAGACAGCGGAGGGGTTGTCGTATCTCTCCGGTTTCGGCAACGAGCACAGCTCGGAAGCGGTGCCGGGCGCGCTGCCCGAGGGCCGGAACTCACCGCAGCGCGCGCCGCTCGGGCTGTACGCGGAGCAGCTGAGCGGTACGGCGTTCACCGAGCCGAGGGCCCACAACCGGCGCTCCTGGCTCTACCGCATCCGCCCCTCGGCCGCCCACCCGGCGTTCACCCGTACGGACAACGGCGCGATCCGCACGGCGCCGTTCACGGAGACGGTGCCCGACCCCAACCGGCTGCGCTGGAACCCGCTGCCCGAGCCCCCGGCCGGGACGGACTTCCTCGGGGGCCTGTGGACCCTCGGCGGCAACGGCGACGCGGCCCAGCGCACCGGTATGGCGGTGCATCTGTACCACGCCGACACCTCCATGGAGCGGGTCTTCAGCAATGCCGACGGCGAACTGCTGATCGTGCCCGAGCGCGGCGCGCTGCTGCTGCACACCGAGTTCGGGCTGCTGCGCGTGGCGCCCTCGGAGGTGGCGCTGATCCCGCGCGGGGTCCGCTTCCGCGTCGAGCTCCTGGACTCCGCCGACGACGGCGGCCGGGCGCCGGCCGCCCGCGGTTATGTCTGCGAGAACTACGGCGCCCCCTTCCGGCTGCCCGACCTCGGCCCGATCGGCGCCAACGGGCTGGCCCACGCCCGTGACTTCCGGGCGCCGGTCGCCGCGTACCAGGACGTCGAGGGCCCCGTCGAGGTGGTCAACAAGTTCTGCGGCAACCTCTGGACGGCGACCTACGACCACTCCCCGCTGGATGTGGTCGCCTGGCACGGCAACCATGTGCCCTATGTCTATGACCTCCGGCGCTTCAATGTGATCGGCACCATCAGCTACGACCACCCGGACCCGTCGATCTTCACGGTGCTGACCTCGCCGAGCGACACCCCCGGACTGGCGGGCATCGACTTCGTGGTGTTCGCGCCGCGCTGGCTGGTGGGCGAGGACACCTTCCGGCCGCCGTACTTCCACCGCAATGTGATGAGCGAGTACATGGGTCTCGTCGAGGGCGCCTACGACGCCAAGGCGGAGGGCTTCGTGCCGGGCGGGGGTTCGCTGCACAACATGATGTCGGCGCACGGCCCGGACCGGGAGACCTTCGACCGGGCGAGCGCCGCGGAGCTCGCGCCGCAGAAGGTGGACGACGGGCTCGCGTTCATGTTCGAGACCCGCTGGCCGGTGACCCTGACACCGCACGCGGCGGGCGCGGAACATCTGCAACGCGGGTACGACGGGGTGTGGCAGGGCCTGGAACGTCACTTCCGCCCGTTGCGTTGA
- a CDS encoding glycosyltransferase family 2 protein produces MSSVLRPAASDRDPSAQGKYRPVSSHMAIAPPVSVVIPAMNEAENLPYVFKTLPDWIHEVVLVDGNSTDDTVEVARAMWPGVKVVGQRGKGKGDALITGFAACTGDIIVMVDADGSADGQEIVSYVSALVSGADFAKGSRFANGGGTSDMTPIRKLGNRVLCAIVNAKFGARYTDLCYGYNAFWRHCLDKIDLDCTGFEVETLMNIRVVKAGLKVQEIPSHEYLRIHGASNLRAVRDGFRVLRVILQERSNRRALRRRPRAVALDTVRGELS; encoded by the coding sequence ATGAGTTCTGTTCTGCGCCCTGCGGCTTCCGACCGAGATCCTTCCGCCCAGGGGAAGTACCGGCCCGTCTCCTCCCATATGGCGATCGCACCGCCGGTGAGCGTGGTGATCCCCGCCATGAACGAGGCGGAGAACCTCCCCTATGTCTTCAAGACCCTTCCCGACTGGATCCATGAAGTGGTCCTGGTCGACGGCAACTCCACGGATGACACCGTGGAGGTCGCGCGTGCGATGTGGCCCGGGGTGAAGGTCGTCGGGCAGCGCGGCAAGGGCAAGGGCGACGCCCTGATCACCGGCTTCGCGGCCTGCACCGGCGACATCATCGTGATGGTCGACGCGGACGGCTCCGCGGACGGCCAGGAGATCGTCAGCTATGTCTCCGCGCTGGTGTCCGGCGCGGACTTCGCCAAGGGCTCGCGGTTCGCCAACGGCGGCGGGACCTCCGACATGACACCGATCCGCAAGCTGGGCAACCGGGTGCTCTGCGCGATCGTCAACGCCAAGTTCGGCGCCCGCTACACCGATCTGTGCTACGGGTACAACGCGTTCTGGCGGCACTGCCTGGACAAGATCGATCTGGACTGCACCGGCTTCGAGGTCGAGACCCTGATGAACATCCGGGTGGTCAAGGCCGGGCTCAAGGTCCAGGAGATCCCCAGCCACGAGTATCTGCGCATCCACGGCGCCAGCAATCTGCGGGCGGTGCGCGACGGGTTCCGGGTGCTGAGAGTGATCCTCCAGGAGCGCTCCAACCGGCGTGCGCTGCGCCGGCGTCCGCGGGCGGTGGCGCTCGACACGGTCCGGGGAGAGCTGTCTTGA
- a CDS encoding daunorubicin resistance protein DrrA family ABC transporter ATP-binding protein, with protein sequence MTSTYAVLSEGLEKRFGAVHAVRGLDLAVAEGTVCGVLGPNGAGKTTAVRLLTTLLRPDAGSARIAGHDLLREPHAVRAGIGVTGQSSSVDDDLTGRQNLRLFARLHRVRDTAARAGELLDHLDLAEAADRPVSTYSGGMRRRLDLAASLIRRPAVLFLDEPTTGLDPASRNRIWDTVRAVREQGTTVLLTTQYLEEADRLADDIVLVDRGRVAHSGSPAELKALIGRHAEAVVAHPDAMMAAAAVLDRLTGTEPSFDRERNAVGAVTTDPTLTLPRLVRELDAAGVPLLDASLRPATLDEVFLRLTGDLTDSREAAA encoded by the coding sequence ATGACTTCTACGTACGCTGTACTCAGTGAGGGACTGGAGAAGCGTTTCGGCGCGGTGCATGCCGTCCGGGGGCTGGATCTCGCGGTGGCCGAGGGCACGGTCTGCGGGGTGCTCGGGCCGAACGGCGCGGGCAAGACCACCGCGGTGCGGTTGCTGACGACGCTGCTGCGGCCGGACGCGGGCTCGGCGCGGATCGCGGGGCACGATCTGCTGCGGGAGCCCCATGCCGTACGCGCCGGGATCGGCGTCACCGGGCAGAGCTCCTCGGTCGACGACGACCTCACCGGACGTCAGAATCTGCGGCTGTTCGCGCGGCTGCACCGGGTCCGGGACACGGCGGCACGGGCCGGCGAGCTGCTGGACCACCTGGACCTGGCCGAGGCCGCCGACCGGCCCGTGTCCACCTACTCGGGCGGGATGCGGCGCCGGCTCGACCTCGCGGCGAGCCTGATCCGCCGCCCCGCCGTGCTGTTCCTGGACGAGCCCACCACCGGGCTCGACCCGGCGAGCCGCAACCGGATCTGGGACACCGTGCGCGCCGTCCGGGAGCAGGGCACGACCGTGCTGCTCACCACGCAGTATCTGGAGGAGGCCGACCGGCTCGCCGACGACATCGTCCTCGTCGACCGGGGGCGGGTGGCCCACAGCGGGTCGCCGGCCGAGCTGAAGGCGCTCATCGGCCGGCATGCCGAGGCCGTCGTCGCCCACCCGGACGCGATGATGGCCGCGGCGGCGGTCCTGGACCGGCTCACCGGCACCGAGCCGTCCTTCGACCGGGAGCGGAACGCCGTCGGCGCGGTCACCACCGACCCCACCCTCACCCTCCCGCGCCTGGTCCGCGAACTGGACGCCGCGGGCGTGCCGTTGCTCGACGCGAGCCTGCGGCCGGCCACGCTCGACGAGGTGTTCCTGAGACTGACGGGCGACCTCACCGACAGCAGGGAGGCGGCGGCATGA
- a CDS encoding GNAT family N-acetyltransferase has product MDISVYRPGELSSADRAAWTALQSKAHLNGSPELANPFLSPEFALAVGRTRRGVRIAVVREEGEPAAFFPFQRTAAGVGRAVGLGVSDCQGLVHRPGFAWDAQDLLRACGLAVWEFDHLVEGQAPFEAGASGTFPSPVMDVDQGYDTYLRQLRGQSPKFTRTTLAKERRLGRDAGEVRYVHDERDPAALHTLMRWKSAQYRRTGRSDRFAHPWINQLVHQLHHTRSQPFAGVLSMLYADGRPVAAHFGLRTERVLACWFPAYDPAFARYSPGLVLHLRMAEAAAADGIAYLDLGRGQKEYKDSLKTRELFVSEGWVTRRHPVALGHRARRAPVRALRNAVLSRPELFEPADRILKRMGKIRSRR; this is encoded by the coding sequence GTGGACATCAGCGTGTACCGTCCCGGCGAACTCAGCTCCGCCGACCGGGCGGCATGGACGGCTTTGCAGTCCAAGGCCCATCTGAACGGCTCACCCGAGCTGGCGAACCCGTTCCTGTCGCCCGAGTTCGCGCTCGCCGTGGGCCGGACCAGACGCGGCGTACGGATCGCGGTGGTGCGCGAGGAGGGGGAGCCGGCCGCGTTCTTCCCGTTCCAGCGAACGGCCGCCGGCGTGGGACGGGCCGTGGGACTCGGCGTGTCGGACTGCCAGGGCCTGGTGCACCGGCCGGGCTTCGCCTGGGACGCACAGGACCTGCTGCGGGCCTGCGGGCTCGCCGTCTGGGAGTTCGACCATCTGGTGGAGGGCCAGGCGCCGTTCGAGGCGGGCGCCTCCGGCACCTTCCCGTCCCCGGTCATGGACGTCGACCAGGGGTACGACACCTATCTTCGGCAACTGCGCGGGCAGTCGCCGAAGTTCACCCGTACGACGCTGGCCAAGGAGCGCAGGCTCGGGCGGGACGCCGGGGAGGTGCGCTATGTCCACGACGAGCGCGATCCCGCCGCCCTGCACACGCTGATGAGATGGAAGTCCGCCCAGTACCGCAGAACCGGGCGCAGCGACCGCTTCGCACACCCCTGGATCAACCAGCTGGTGCACCAGCTCCACCACACCCGTTCCCAGCCGTTCGCGGGGGTCCTGTCGATGCTCTACGCCGACGGACGCCCGGTCGCCGCACACTTCGGACTGCGCACCGAGAGGGTGCTGGCCTGCTGGTTCCCGGCGTACGACCCGGCGTTCGCCAGATATTCGCCCGGGCTGGTCCTGCATCTGCGGATGGCCGAGGCGGCCGCCGCCGACGGCATCGCCTATCTGGATCTGGGGCGGGGCCAGAAGGAGTACAAGGACTCCCTGAAGACACGGGAACTCTTCGTGTCCGAGGGGTGGGTGACCCGGCGTCACCCGGTCGCGCTGGGGCACCGGGCGCGCCGCGCCCCGGTCCGGGCGCTGCGCAATGCGGTGCTGTCCCGGCCGGAGCTCTTCGAACCGGCCGACCGGATCCTCAAGCGGATGGGAAAAATCCGCTCGAGGCGTTGA
- a CDS encoding SGNH/GDSL hydrolase family protein, with the protein MRRNRLAAYLTSLFLAVGMALTGAAAAHASSAAVTGYVALGDSYSSGVGAGSYISSSGSCNRSTKAYPYLWQAAKAPASFSFMACSGAITTDVINNQLGALNSSTSLVSISVGGNDAGFSDVMTSCVLDSDSTCLSRIATARAFIDSTLPGRLDAVYSAIRSKAPSARVVVLGYPRFYKLGTTLCLGLSETKRSAINGAADYMDAAIAKRAADHGFTFGDVRTTFTGHELCSGDAWLHSVNLLNITESYHPTAAGQSGGYLPVLTNAA; encoded by the coding sequence ATGAGACGTAACCGACTCGCGGCGTACCTGACTTCGCTCTTCCTTGCCGTCGGCATGGCCCTCACCGGGGCTGCCGCGGCGCACGCGTCCTCCGCCGCGGTCACCGGCTATGTGGCGCTCGGTGACTCCTATTCCTCCGGCGTCGGCGCCGGCAGCTACATCAGCTCCAGCGGCTCCTGCAACCGCAGCACCAAGGCCTACCCGTATCTGTGGCAGGCCGCCAAGGCCCCCGCCTCGTTCAGCTTCATGGCCTGCTCGGGCGCGATCACCACCGACGTGATCAACAACCAGCTCGGTGCCCTCAACTCCTCCACGAGCCTCGTCTCCATCAGCGTCGGCGGCAACGACGCCGGCTTCTCCGACGTCATGACGTCCTGTGTGCTGGACTCCGACAGCACCTGTCTGTCGCGGATCGCGACGGCCAGGGCGTTCATCGACTCGACCCTGCCCGGCCGGCTCGACGCCGTCTACTCGGCGATCAGGTCCAAGGCTCCCTCGGCCCGTGTGGTCGTCCTCGGCTACCCCCGCTTCTACAAGCTCGGCACCACGCTCTGCCTCGGCCTGTCCGAGACCAAGCGGTCGGCCATCAACGGCGCCGCCGACTACATGGACGCCGCCATCGCCAAGCGCGCCGCCGACCACGGCTTCACCTTCGGTGACGTGCGCACCACCTTCACCGGCCATGAGCTGTGCTCCGGGGACGCCTGGCTGCACAGTGTCAACCTGCTGAACATCACCGAGTCCTACCACCCGACCGCGGCCGGCCAGTCCGGCGGCTATCTGCCGGTCCTGACCAACGCGGCCTGA
- a CDS encoding TetR/AcrR family transcriptional regulator yields MAGRATEPEVIWSRPERAGRGPRPAYSRADIAAAAVRIADAEGLDAVSMRRVAAELGCGTMSLYNYVPRKEDLLELMVDAVGGEHELWEPSGDWRADMVRVAHQTRDLMRRHPWLPRLMSGLHGFSPRALRYLEHCLVCLDPLDAAPGTKLELVAMLNGVVTMYVANELAVAERVRSLPWSEEQENAVRFAYLAGRIATGAYPRMAAALAQDSGPVDLEAAFGRTLGRLLDGFEPRGRNDAANGGAGPVGRDRPHPDPDEGA; encoded by the coding sequence ATGGCGGGCCGGGCGACCGAACCCGAAGTGATCTGGAGCCGGCCCGAGCGCGCGGGCCGGGGGCCGAGACCGGCGTACAGCCGTGCCGACATCGCCGCCGCCGCGGTGCGGATCGCCGACGCGGAGGGGCTCGACGCGGTCTCGATGCGGCGGGTGGCGGCCGAGCTGGGCTGCGGCACCATGTCGCTCTACAACTACGTCCCCCGCAAGGAGGACCTGCTGGAGCTGATGGTGGACGCCGTCGGCGGGGAGCACGAGCTGTGGGAGCCCTCCGGCGACTGGCGTGCCGACATGGTCCGGGTCGCCCACCAGACCAGGGATCTGATGCGCCGCCACCCCTGGCTGCCGCGTCTGATGTCCGGGCTGCACGGCTTCAGCCCCCGTGCGCTCCGCTATCTGGAGCACTGTCTGGTCTGCCTCGACCCGCTCGACGCGGCCCCCGGTACCAAGCTGGAGCTGGTGGCGATGCTCAACGGCGTGGTCACCATGTATGTGGCCAACGAGCTGGCCGTCGCGGAGCGTGTCCGGTCGCTGCCCTGGTCGGAGGAGCAGGAGAACGCCGTCCGGTTCGCCTATCTGGCGGGCCGGATCGCCACGGGCGCATACCCCCGGATGGCGGCGGCCCTCGCGCAGGACTCGGGACCGGTCGATCTCGAAGCGGCGTTCGGGCGGACGCTGGGGCGGTTGCTGGACGGGTTCGAACCCCGGGGCCGCAACGACGCGGCGAACGGCGGCGCCGGGCCGGTAGGTCGGGATCGGCCCCACCCCGACCCGGACGAAGGAGCCTAG
- a CDS encoding type ISP restriction/modification enzyme, which yields MPGVTQDDAPLLADLMPWSVAPLRPGRAWPSAPDAASLRARWDALVTAEGPEREALFEPTRSRTLHSAVGQLPGRSGGTGKLVRAPGPCAEPVRVLYAPFDERWLIPDHRLIDVARPELWRVADGQQVFVVETAAAPGSSGPPLLVSSLPPLLRTGRIRPLYRRPGGAEPNLAPGLPEHLGARLGLAVTPLDVLAWSLAAARPGPGGLAGPLTGDAGLWAHGVEMGRRLLRLMRRDGERPKLPGGRRPYVRAPVPARPRALHYDRAEETLHLDEGRISPVPPLAWDFEVSGARVLEEWFTARTAEAAAGTLEAIRPAAWPQSWTSELLELITVLALLAEVRPRQEALEMTAPVTAAELHTAGILPPPAAMRRPASVLDHHEEGPEGQFALL from the coding sequence ATGCCCGGCGTGACGCAGGACGACGCTCCGCTGCTCGCGGACCTCATGCCGTGGTCCGTCGCACCCCTGCGGCCGGGCCGGGCCTGGCCGTCGGCGCCCGACGCGGCCTCGCTCAGGGCACGCTGGGACGCCCTAGTGACGGCGGAGGGGCCGGAGCGGGAGGCGCTGTTCGAGCCGACGCGCTCCCGCACCCTGCACTCGGCAGTCGGGCAGCTGCCCGGCCGGTCCGGCGGCACCGGGAAGCTGGTCCGCGCCCCGGGCCCCTGCGCGGAGCCGGTACGGGTGCTGTACGCGCCGTTCGACGAGCGGTGGCTGATCCCCGATCACCGGCTGATCGATGTGGCCCGACCGGAGTTGTGGCGGGTGGCGGACGGGCAGCAGGTCTTCGTGGTGGAGACGGCCGCCGCACCCGGCTCCTCGGGCCCGCCGCTGCTGGTGTCGTCGCTGCCGCCCCTGCTGAGGACCGGCCGGATCCGCCCGCTGTACCGCCGCCCCGGCGGCGCCGAACCCAATCTGGCACCGGGCCTGCCGGAGCATCTGGGCGCCCGGCTGGGCCTGGCCGTCACACCCTTGGACGTCCTCGCCTGGAGCCTGGCCGCGGCCCGCCCCGGGCCCGGCGGACTCGCCGGCCCGCTCACCGGGGACGCCGGGCTCTGGGCGCACGGAGTCGAAATGGGCCGCCGGCTGCTCCGGCTGATGCGCCGCGACGGCGAGCGCCCCAAGCTCCCCGGCGGACGGCGCCCCTATGTCCGCGCCCCGGTGCCCGCACGCCCCCGCGCCCTCCACTACGACCGTGCCGAGGAGACCCTCCACCTCGACGAGGGCCGGATCTCCCCGGTGCCGCCCCTGGCCTGGGACTTCGAGGTGAGCGGGGCCCGGGTCCTCGAGGAGTGGTTCACCGCCCGGACCGCCGAGGCCGCCGCCGGCACCCTGGAGGCGATCCGCCCGGCCGCCTGGCCGCAGTCCTGGACGTCCGAGCTGCTGGAGCTGATCACGGTCCTCGCCCTGCTCGCGGAAGTGCGCCCGCGGCAGGAGGCGTTGGAGATGACCGCCCCCGTCACGGCCGCCGAGCTGCACACCGCGGGGATCCTTCCCCCGCCTGCGGCGATGCGCCGCCCGGCCTCGGTCCTCGACCACCATGAGGAGGGCCCCGAGGGCCAGTTCGCGCTGCTCTAG
- a CDS encoding GntR family transcriptional regulator, with protein MTSFAPDSIVLNRKLPLWYQVSQSLRASILGRSPRDPLRLPTEEQLAGHYGVSVLTMRQALKELEGEGLISRHRRRGTFIEPGVRRGAPVRLLGSVDAIVAQQSGMTTELLDHGRVPVPSDLAEYFPDLAEVAAYHRLRSDEKTGEPTNHARNYVRPELAERFDQEDLVRWPMTKVLRDVVGVEISRITDTVQARLADPETARLLEVPLLSPILHYTGITYDTEGRPLDVAVIHYRGDRFSFTVTLEAT; from the coding sequence GTGACCTCCTTTGCCCCCGACTCGATCGTCCTGAACCGCAAGCTGCCGCTCTGGTACCAGGTGTCCCAGTCTCTGCGCGCCTCGATACTGGGCCGCTCGCCGCGGGATCCGCTGCGTCTGCCCACCGAGGAGCAGCTGGCGGGGCACTACGGGGTGAGCGTGCTGACCATGCGGCAGGCGCTGAAGGAGCTGGAGGGCGAGGGGCTCATCTCACGCCACCGCCGGCGCGGCACCTTCATCGAGCCGGGGGTGCGCAGGGGTGCCCCGGTACGGCTGCTGGGCTCGGTGGACGCCATCGTGGCCCAGCAGTCCGGGATGACGACCGAGCTGCTGGACCACGGCAGGGTGCCGGTGCCGTCCGATCTCGCCGAGTACTTCCCGGATCTCGCCGAGGTCGCGGCGTACCACCGGCTGCGCAGCGACGAGAAGACCGGCGAGCCGACCAACCACGCCCGCAACTACGTCCGTCCGGAGCTGGCCGAGCGCTTCGACCAGGAGGATCTGGTGCGGTGGCCGATGACCAAGGTGCTGCGGGACGTGGTGGGGGTGGAGATCAGTCGTATCACCGACACGGTGCAGGCACGGCTCGCGGACCCGGAGACGGCGCGGCTGCTCGAAGTCCCGCTGCTCAGCCCGATCCTGCACTACACGGGCATCACCTATGACACCGAGGGGCGGCCGCTCGACGTGGCGGTGATCCACTATCGCGGGGACCGGTTCTCCTTCACCGTCACCCTCGAAGCCACCTGA
- a CDS encoding glycosyltransferase family 2 protein, translating to MRDPDISVVICVYTEDRWEDILAAVASVRAQSRPARETLLVVDHNDILRERLAGEYKEAGDVRVLANAGPRGLSAGRNTGVAASRGEVIAFLDDDAVAERDWLRHFAEGYEDPRVMAVGGRTMPIWASGRRPAWFPEEFDWVVGCTYRGLPPGRVRVRNVLGGNASFRRAAFEAAGGFATGIGRDGDRRPLGCEETELCIRLARARPDAILLIDDRAVIHHRVPAPREQFAYFRTRTYAEGLSKALVARSVGAGKGLESERRYTTRVLPAGVVRGLRDAVLARPGGAGRAGAIVTGVLTAAGGYVLGSVRARRGGTAFSVVRIPDGEGDAA from the coding sequence TTGAGAGACCCGGACATCTCCGTGGTGATCTGCGTCTACACCGAGGACCGCTGGGAGGACATCCTCGCGGCGGTCGCCTCGGTGCGGGCGCAGTCCCGGCCGGCGCGCGAGACGCTGCTGGTCGTCGACCACAACGACATCCTGCGGGAACGGCTGGCCGGGGAGTACAAGGAGGCCGGGGACGTCCGGGTGCTCGCCAACGCGGGCCCCCGCGGTCTGTCCGCGGGCCGCAACACCGGGGTCGCCGCCTCCCGCGGCGAGGTCATCGCCTTCCTCGACGACGACGCCGTGGCCGAGCGCGACTGGCTGAGGCACTTCGCCGAGGGGTACGAGGATCCCCGTGTCATGGCCGTCGGCGGCCGGACCATGCCGATCTGGGCGTCGGGACGCCGGCCGGCCTGGTTCCCGGAGGAGTTCGACTGGGTGGTGGGCTGCACCTACCGGGGGCTGCCGCCCGGCCGGGTCCGGGTGCGCAATGTGCTCGGCGGCAACGCCTCCTTCCGCCGCGCGGCGTTCGAGGCCGCGGGCGGCTTCGCCACGGGCATCGGGCGCGACGGCGACCGGCGTCCGCTGGGCTGCGAGGAGACCGAACTGTGCATCCGTCTCGCCCGGGCCAGGCCCGACGCGATCCTGCTGATCGACGACCGCGCCGTGATCCACCACCGGGTGCCGGCACCCCGCGAGCAGTTCGCCTACTTCCGCACCCGCACCTACGCCGAGGGCCTCTCCAAAGCGCTGGTGGCGCGCAGCGTCGGCGCCGGCAAGGGCCTGGAGTCGGAGCGCCGCTACACCACCCGGGTGCTGCCCGCCGGGGTGGTCCGGGGGCTGCGGGACGCCGTGCTGGCCCGTCCCGGCGGGGCGGGCCGGGCGGGCGCGATCGTCACCGGAGTGCTCACGGCCGCCGGGGGGTATGTGCTCGGGAGTGTGCGGGCCCGCAGGGGCGGCACGGCGTTCTCCGTGGTACGGATCCCGGACGGCGAGGGGGACGCCGCATGA
- a CDS encoding ABC transporter permease: protein MSAWVYDGTAMFGRHLRRILNNPGLAVLSQTMPVTMLLFFGYVFGSAVAMPGEEYRSFLVPGLLAATAAGGIMTGMFQSAQDSHRGVTDRFRTLPMSRAAVPLGQAVADLVVTAAGTVPLLLVGLAMGWRVEGTVPRALGAVGLLLLFRFACTWIGIFLGLLTRSEEAAGQLGGATFVLPLLSNAYIPTENLPGWLRTVAEWNPISAVTTALRELFAAGPSPSLARGDAPVTGVPEGAAWPVAHPVAGSLLWSVALLAVFLPLAVRRYAHDGR, encoded by the coding sequence ATGAGCGCATGGGTGTACGACGGCACGGCGATGTTCGGCCGCCATCTCCGCCGGATCCTCAACAATCCCGGGCTCGCCGTCCTCAGCCAGACCATGCCGGTGACGATGCTGCTGTTCTTCGGCTATGTCTTCGGCAGCGCGGTCGCCATGCCCGGCGAGGAGTACCGGAGCTTCCTGGTGCCGGGGCTGCTGGCGGCGACGGCCGCGGGCGGGATCATGACCGGGATGTTCCAGTCGGCCCAGGACTCCCACCGGGGCGTGACGGACCGCTTCCGTACGCTTCCGATGAGCCGGGCGGCCGTACCGCTGGGGCAGGCGGTGGCCGATCTCGTCGTCACGGCCGCGGGCACGGTCCCCTTGCTGCTGGTGGGGCTCGCGATGGGCTGGCGGGTCGAGGGGACGGTGCCCCGGGCGCTGGGCGCGGTGGGTCTGCTGCTGCTGTTCCGGTTCGCCTGCACCTGGATCGGGATCTTCCTCGGGCTGCTCACCCGCAGTGAGGAGGCCGCAGGACAGCTGGGCGGCGCGACCTTCGTCCTGCCGCTGCTGTCCAATGCCTACATCCCCACGGAGAATCTGCCGGGGTGGCTGCGCACGGTCGCCGAGTGGAATCCGATCAGCGCGGTGACCACGGCTCTGCGGGAGCTGTTCGCCGCCGGGCCTTCGCCGTCGCTCGCGCGGGGGGACGCACCCGTCACCGGAGTGCCGGAGGGAGCCGCCTGGCCGGTGGCCCATCCGGTCGCCGGGTCGCTGCTGTGGAGCGTGGCACTGCTCGCGGTGTTCCTGCCGCTCGCCGTGCGCCGGTACGCCCATGACGGACGCTGA
- a CDS encoding polysaccharide deacetylase family protein, translating to MSDQRVPILMYHSVAAEPSRATRALSVAPEAFARQMERIVETGRTPVTTAELARSWREGAPLPERPVLITFDDGYEGVHRHALPVLARHGFVSTLFVSTGWIRGAHDTGGGLDTMLDWDQIRALAEAGAEIGGHSHTHPQLDQLDDETLRSELVHCREIIADELGGFPVSFAYPYGYSSRRVRRMVRETGYRQSLAVGNGLARRRQGPYALRRVTVRRSTGAEEFERLLRGRGIALRFAGDRALTKGYAMVRRARQVRGKAIRSRV from the coding sequence ATGAGCGACCAGCGCGTGCCGATTCTCATGTACCACTCGGTCGCGGCGGAGCCCAGCCGGGCGACGCGCGCCCTGTCGGTGGCCCCGGAGGCCTTCGCCCGGCAGATGGAGCGGATCGTGGAGACGGGCCGCACTCCTGTCACCACCGCCGAGCTGGCGCGCAGTTGGCGGGAGGGCGCACCGCTGCCCGAACGGCCCGTCCTGATCACCTTCGACGACGGCTACGAGGGGGTGCACCGGCACGCCCTGCCGGTGCTCGCCCGGCACGGTTTCGTCTCCACGCTGTTCGTCTCGACGGGGTGGATCCGGGGCGCCCACGACACCGGGGGCGGCCTGGACACCATGCTCGACTGGGACCAGATCCGCGCCCTCGCGGAGGCGGGGGCCGAGATCGGCGGGCACAGCCACACCCATCCGCAGCTGGACCAGCTCGACGACGAGACGCTCCGGTCCGAGCTGGTGCACTGCCGGGAGATCATCGCCGATGAACTGGGCGGCTTCCCGGTCTCGTTCGCCTACCCGTACGGCTACTCCAGCCGCCGGGTGCGGCGCATGGTGCGCGAGACGGGCTACCGCCAGTCCCTCGCCGTCGGCAACGGTCTCGCCCGCCGCCGGCAAGGCCCCTATGCGCTGCGGCGGGTCACCGTGCGCCGCAGCACCGGGGCCGAGGAGTTCGAGCGGCTGCTCCGGGGCCGGGGTATCGCTCTCCGCTTCGCCGGGGACCGCGCCCTGACCAAGGGGTACGCCATGGTCCGAAGAGCACGACAGGTCCGGGGGAAGGCCATCCGTTCCCGTGTCTGA